A section of the Tenrec ecaudatus isolate mTenEca1 chromosome 15, mTenEca1.hap1, whole genome shotgun sequence genome encodes:
- the TTR gene encoding transthyretin, translating into MASHHLLLLCLAGLVFVSEAGLVGSGPSKCPLMVKVLDAVRGSPAVNVAVRVFRRTADETWEPFADGKTSESGELHGLTTEENFVEGVYKVELDTKSYWKAVGISPFHEYAEVVFTANDSGLRHYTIAALLSPYSYSTTAVVSNPKE; encoded by the exons ATGGCTTCTCATCACCTGCTCCTCCTCTGCCTCGCTGGACTTGTATTTGTATCAGAGGCTGGCCTCGTG GGCTCTGGtccctccaagtgccctctaatggTCAAGGTCCTGGATGCTGTCCGTGGCAGCCCCGCTGTCAATGTGGCTGTGAGGGtgttcagaaggactgcagacgaGACCTGGGAGCCCTTTGCTGACGG gaaaaccaGTGAGTCTGGAGAGCTACACGGGCTCACCACAGAAGAGAACTTTGTCGAAGGGGTGTACAAGGTGGAACTGGACACCAAGTCCTACTGGAAGGCAGTTGGCATTTCTCCATTCCATGAGTATGCGGAG GTGGTGTTCACGGCCAACGACTCTGGGCTCCGCCATTACACCATCGCCGCTCTGCTTAGTCCCTACTCTTACTCCACCACAGCCGTCGTCAGCAACCCCAAGGAGTGA